One Sebaldella sp. S0638 DNA segment encodes these proteins:
- a CDS encoding autotransporter domain-containing protein, protein MKRSKKLLLSFLALNAALPGYAAGAGNTATLNYDRLYNNMTKNLEQGKSNGKNYELIEKALNQRNKELKNLYLQSDYIVKPEYLEWQIFAGAFYEEHGKGVDNTKENARYHSQISGYYDEDGNYVTTSGSINGMDGKPYQALQQPKNINLGVSIPMKGMTKEPLDLVLAPTGEIKVNPITYNFAVPSGVTIPQVSVIEFQPLAPDLTAPTPISVNPISLSFPGSGNGDNTWFGVSGNNAPISQQSMVGAGGGRGVFETLFPSGSTVNQYINNTTLQGYMSGHTNKSGAEHTENGYTFSGTTSFGSMLLVGGEYIPITNMDLTGLRLSGTSNLALFHTDSHNNYGSSIWDLNNTNVTLKGEGAILYDVQYHSGGSGGDSGMVFDNGTLTADNSTSYTTLYDGSTKTYAAKNRYVFVTIAATGTLNRYLYFKNESGGKIYLNGTGDTLMNFASEDSTSYGGTYFENRGTIELNGTKSMGAVFAREYTRSWVRFENALNLNGDKSVGAAFTYNFNTNAASGAGASPAPVVNYERAQVQDSVFNIKIGEKSNPSDADSNDTAILGNSTALVEEATALYFNNSSGTMKDYKIMHAQLDALEYAKRATLVSIVKGKVILDGTDTANRMKIDGGTSKTGINNIAIYAGATGTPASTQSEIESYIPIMITNSDLSTAIFGEKKAKITSAGDITISGSNGAKGIIVDSNAQATISGKITLTNGGVYTDSSNVKTGSVVIGAMGNSSLTSTGLITADVYGKESIAVYADNSTVTLQNTGSSIKALDGAFAMTAINNGTIKYAGNYIETGQKSLMFYLDNTGKIEITSPTTAKITGAANATDRGTAFYYKSPTAYGTFNSTDISTYFTNRYNASLGNLTLNMDAGSRLFIVDNVAMNLSSTNISMGSVTNAPIINGSSYKTFMLYQSDLTIDKAINLDSATDDYNNLEIVTSKITNNGFNITGTTAGQTGMAQENGLDLTSMPLVRSTVTLTNNNGIISLGGANSIGMYTSNGEIYNNGTGKINTTGDNSIGIYAVNGTKVDTAVGTVINIGKNGVGIFAEGYKQGTAQVFGDGKLDIKNSGLIKSGTGANAIGIYLNNNSGAAVSDSKLNLSNGTVDVSDSENAVGVYVNKGTITDTGSIITVGKNGVALYAKDSNVALTGATINLYGDNALGLYLDGTTSFTGTGNVNISGQNIVLFNMNSSGTISNNFNVGAITAGSSYTLGNIVGGAFKYTGNSNLASNGTLVTGKNSAIYLDGSAITSASGSTNVAAVALDGQYTGILPAGMTAGTDGDNNGIITLGDSSVGLYGKNGSRLINRGTITVANASAGVMTSGTGSSAENNGTINLGTGSQGIYLKDGVSIINTATGNIISTGTGTVGLFADNNAATVMNVTNSGIIDLGGDKSIGIYSKGAVSAAINNDTGAVIKVGASANALDPAIGIYSETAGDTITNSGTVTSGANSIGIYSSNGIVNNNGVVNTGDSGVGIYTMNGTVNLGGSSAFNIGTNGAVGVYGVFSAVTSSTNFTVGDHNYGFILKGGSFANNTGTNSTIGTDSVFMYSQQGTAVTNTGNLTMTGTDNVGFYLDKDSNNVGGAVMTNNGTITGIAGNNNVGIYNYGGTVDNYGTVSVGGSDLVFSKGAVDTDKSKYAVGIYGENAAIINHNGATVSAGYGGYGIVAKGGTGSNFGTVTTNGDYSVGMFTEGGTVTNELGGVINVTGDNAIGMAGKGANSYITNHGTINITGNETIGMYGNAGTIITNTGIINISGNGQAFVSAEPDNTSHSVGGGTATINGVADNVIQGTGNTYALPTLINAGIIKTDGVLALNGIQILIKTDISTRQPSSDPDYDFVVSGTSLIADEILTSNPIVIMPGYADGTNADVYKLEGLIQATAGRYDFVSGSLLWEATPKVTATGADIYMSRKSFTDFTDGLWFEDFGTALEKNYATATGDGIAIYNKTGYIADEQSFRNIMGSLAGNVYANINQRENDIANALENSLHLMQNSVNNTKENVKVNIIAGKGKNKEETDGVTSYDYSTTGALALREVERTYRHTFGYSLGYLHTGFEFNDGNSSEEWVDTIQLGVHNKYKANDWQLRNDLTGRVSFHNIDRNIDWPSPLGRSEMNGTYETYSITSDNILGKEFGLGKKASIMPYGAFKAMYVTRPAFSEKGLEALEVEGNDAWSVKPRAGVELKGAVPLGANTAWQLKGVLDLAYEYELADLNEREKARLVAIEDGYHNLSKPQDEEGIFRTRASIGVEVEDRYGIFLTGEYSKGNDKENDYRAGVVFKAVF, encoded by the coding sequence ATGAAAAGAAGTAAAAAATTATTATTATCATTTCTAGCACTGAATGCAGCACTACCAGGATATGCTGCAGGTGCAGGCAATACAGCAACATTAAATTATGACAGATTATATAATAATATGACAAAAAATCTGGAACAGGGAAAATCAAACGGGAAAAATTATGAACTTATAGAAAAAGCACTGAATCAGAGAAATAAAGAATTAAAAAATTTGTATCTGCAGAGTGATTATATTGTAAAACCGGAATATCTGGAATGGCAGATTTTTGCCGGTGCATTTTATGAAGAGCATGGAAAAGGTGTAGATAACACAAAGGAAAATGCAAGATATCATTCACAGATATCGGGATACTATGATGAAGACGGGAATTATGTGACAACAAGCGGTTCAATAAACGGGATGGACGGTAAACCTTATCAGGCTTTGCAGCAGCCTAAAAATATAAATTTAGGGGTCAGTATTCCTATGAAAGGGATGACTAAGGAGCCTTTGGATCTGGTGTTGGCGCCAACAGGGGAAATAAAGGTTAATCCTATCACCTATAATTTTGCTGTACCATCAGGTGTGACAATTCCACAAGTAAGTGTAATAGAATTTCAGCCGCTAGCTCCGGATTTAACTGCTCCAACACCTATTTCCGTGAATCCTATAAGTTTATCATTTCCGGGAAGCGGAAATGGAGATAACACATGGTTTGGCGTAAGTGGAAATAATGCACCGATAAGCCAACAATCTATGGTAGGTGCCGGAGGAGGAAGAGGTGTTTTTGAAACATTGTTTCCAAGTGGATCAACAGTAAATCAATATATCAATAATACAACGTTACAAGGTTATATGTCAGGGCATACGAATAAATCAGGAGCTGAACATACAGAAAATGGTTACACATTCAGCGGAACAACTTCATTTGGCAGTATGCTTCTGGTAGGTGGAGAATATATACCTATTACAAATATGGATTTGACAGGATTAAGGCTGTCAGGAACAAGTAACCTCGCACTTTTTCATACAGATTCTCATAATAATTACGGAAGTTCTATATGGGATTTGAACAATACAAATGTTACTTTGAAAGGAGAAGGTGCAATTTTGTATGATGTTCAATATCACAGCGGCGGCAGCGGCGGAGACTCAGGAATGGTATTTGATAATGGAACATTAACAGCAGATAATAGCACATCGTATACTACTTTGTATGATGGTAGTACAAAAACTTATGCAGCAAAGAATAGATATGTATTTGTTACAATAGCTGCCACTGGGACATTAAACAGATATTTATATTTTAAAAATGAATCAGGAGGGAAAATTTATCTTAACGGAACTGGAGATACATTGATGAATTTTGCTTCTGAAGATAGTACTAGCTATGGTGGAACATATTTTGAGAACAGAGGAACAATAGAACTTAACGGTACAAAATCTATGGGTGCGGTATTTGCAAGAGAATACACAAGATCATGGGTTAGATTTGAAAATGCTTTAAATTTGAACGGGGACAAAAGTGTCGGAGCTGCATTTACATATAACTTTAATACAAACGCAGCATCCGGAGCAGGGGCTTCACCAGCACCTGTAGTTAATTATGAAAGAGCTCAGGTTCAGGATTCAGTATTTAATATAAAAATAGGTGAAAAATCTAATCCAAGTGATGCAGATTCAAATGATACTGCAATATTAGGAAACAGCACAGCATTGGTAGAAGAAGCAACAGCTTTGTATTTCAATAATTCAAGCGGAACAATGAAAGATTATAAAATAATGCATGCACAGCTTGATGCTCTGGAATATGCAAAAAGAGCCACACTGGTATCAATAGTTAAGGGGAAAGTAATTTTAGACGGTACGGATACAGCAAACAGAATGAAAATAGACGGAGGTACTTCAAAAACCGGAATAAACAATATAGCAATATATGCAGGAGCAACAGGAACTCCAGCATCAACACAATCAGAGATAGAAAGTTATATTCCGATAATGATAACAAATTCTGATTTATCGACAGCTATTTTTGGAGAAAAAAAAGCTAAAATAACAAGTGCTGGTGATATTACAATCTCTGGAAGCAACGGAGCAAAGGGAATAATTGTTGACAGTAATGCACAGGCAACAATCAGCGGAAAGATAACTCTTACAAATGGAGGAGTATATACAGATTCATCAAATGTAAAAACGGGTTCAGTAGTAATAGGTGCAATGGGAAATTCATCATTAACAAGTACGGGATTAATAACAGCGGATGTTTATGGTAAGGAGTCAATAGCTGTTTATGCTGATAATTCGACAGTTACATTACAAAATACAGGTTCAAGTATAAAAGCACTGGATGGTGCATTTGCAATGACTGCTATTAATAACGGTACTATTAAATATGCTGGTAACTATATAGAAACAGGGCAAAAATCATTAATGTTTTACCTTGATAATACAGGGAAAATAGAGATAACATCACCAACTACTGCCAAAATAACTGGAGCTGCAAATGCAACTGACAGAGGAACAGCATTTTACTATAAGTCCCCTACAGCATATGGAACATTTAATTCAACTGATATTTCTACATATTTTACAAATAGATACAACGCAAGCTTGGGAAATTTGACACTTAATATGGATGCTGGTTCGAGACTGTTTATTGTGGATAATGTGGCAATGAATCTATCAAGTACAAATATATCAATGGGTTCTGTGACAAATGCACCGATAATAAATGGAAGTTCATATAAAACATTTATGTTATATCAGAGTGATTTGACAATAGATAAAGCAATAAATCTGGATTCAGCAACAGATGATTATAATAATTTAGAAATAGTGACTTCAAAAATAACAAATAACGGATTTAACATAACGGGAACTACCGCAGGTCAAACTGGAATGGCACAGGAAAACGGACTTGACCTTACATCAATGCCATTAGTAAGATCAACTGTAACTTTGACAAATAATAACGGAATAATTTCTCTTGGAGGAGCAAATTCAATAGGGATGTATACAAGCAATGGAGAAATTTATAATAATGGAACAGGAAAGATAAATACAACAGGGGATAATTCAATAGGAATTTATGCAGTAAACGGCACTAAAGTAGATACAGCAGTAGGGACAGTGATAAATATAGGTAAAAATGGAGTAGGGATATTCGCAGAGGGATATAAACAAGGAACAGCACAGGTTTTTGGAGACGGGAAACTTGATATAAAGAATAGCGGACTCATAAAGTCAGGAACGGGAGCTAATGCAATAGGAATATATCTTAATAATAATTCAGGAGCAGCTGTTAGTGACTCTAAACTTAATTTATCTAATGGAACTGTAGATGTAAGCGATTCTGAAAACGCAGTAGGAGTGTATGTAAACAAAGGAACAATAACAGATACAGGATCAATAATAACTGTAGGTAAAAACGGCGTGGCTCTTTATGCCAAAGACAGTAATGTAGCATTAACAGGAGCTACAATTAATTTATATGGTGATAATGCACTAGGACTCTATCTTGACGGAACAACAAGTTTTACAGGGACAGGGAATGTCAATATAAGCGGGCAAAATATAGTATTATTTAATATGAATTCGAGCGGAACGATTTCTAATAACTTTAATGTGGGAGCTATTACTGCGGGATCATCATATACTCTGGGGAATATAGTAGGAGGAGCATTTAAATATACAGGAAACAGTAACCTTGCATCAAATGGAACACTGGTAACAGGAAAAAATTCTGCAATATATCTGGACGGCTCTGCAATAACTTCCGCTTCAGGTTCCACTAATGTAGCTGCTGTAGCCCTTGACGGACAGTATACAGGAATACTTCCGGCGGGAATGACAGCAGGAACAGACGGTGATAACAACGGAATCATAACTTTGGGAGACAGTTCAGTAGGTCTATATGGTAAAAACGGCTCAAGATTAATCAACAGAGGGACAATAACTGTCGCCAATGCATCAGCAGGGGTAATGACTTCGGGAACAGGTTCCAGCGCTGAAAACAATGGAACGATAAATCTGGGAACAGGTTCTCAGGGGATATATCTAAAAGACGGAGTAAGTATAATCAATACAGCAACAGGAAATATCATAAGTACAGGAACCGGAACAGTGGGATTATTTGCTGATAATAATGCTGCAACAGTAATGAATGTCACAAACAGCGGAATAATTGATTTAGGCGGTGACAAATCAATCGGGATATATTCAAAAGGAGCTGTCTCTGCAGCAATAAATAATGATACAGGAGCAGTGATAAAAGTCGGTGCTTCTGCAAATGCACTGGATCCCGCAATAGGAATATACAGTGAAACAGCCGGAGATACAATAACAAATTCAGGAACTGTAACATCAGGAGCAAATTCAATAGGGATATACAGCAGCAACGGAATAGTTAATAATAACGGCGTAGTAAATACAGGTGATTCAGGTGTAGGAATCTACACAATGAACGGTACGGTTAATTTAGGCGGAAGTTCGGCATTTAATATTGGAACAAACGGAGCAGTGGGTGTATACGGTGTATTTTCTGCAGTAACAAGTTCAACAAATTTTACTGTAGGTGATCATAATTACGGATTTATACTAAAAGGCGGATCATTTGCAAATAATACAGGGACAAACAGTACTATAGGTACAGATTCAGTATTTATGTACAGCCAGCAGGGAACAGCAGTAACAAATACAGGAAACCTCACAATGACAGGAACAGATAATGTAGGATTCTATCTGGATAAGGATTCAAACAATGTCGGCGGTGCTGTAATGACTAATAACGGTACTATAACAGGGATCGCAGGAAATAATAACGTAGGAATCTATAATTACGGCGGAACAGTTGATAACTACGGAACAGTATCTGTAGGCGGTTCTGATCTTGTATTTTCAAAAGGCGCAGTAGATACTGACAAGAGTAAATACGCAGTAGGAATATACGGAGAAAATGCTGCAATTATAAACCACAATGGAGCAACAGTTTCAGCTGGTTACGGAGGATACGGAATAGTAGCTAAAGGCGGAACAGGAAGCAACTTCGGTACGGTAACAACAAACGGGGATTATTCAGTGGGAATGTTTACTGAAGGCGGAACAGTTACCAATGAACTCGGCGGAGTAATTAATGTAACAGGTGATAATGCAATAGGAATGGCAGGAAAAGGGGCTAATTCATATATAACAAACCACGGAACGATAAATATAACAGGTAATGAAACTATAGGAATGTATGGTAATGCAGGAACAATAATTACAAACACAGGAATAATTAATATTTCAGGAAACGGTCAGGCATTTGTATCGGCAGAACCTGATAATACTTCCCACAGTGTAGGAGGAGGAACTGCTACTATAAACGGAGTAGCGGATAATGTGATTCAGGGGACTGGAAATACATATGCATTGCCTACGCTTATAAATGCAGGAATAATAAAAACTGACGGAGTACTTGCTCTGAACGGAATTCAGATATTAATTAAAACAGATATCAGCACAAGGCAGCCGTCAAGTGACCCTGATTATGATTTCGTGGTATCCGGGACATCATTGATAGCAGATGAAATATTAACATCAAACCCTATAGTAATAATGCCGGGTTATGCAGATGGGACAAATGCAGATGTGTATAAGCTGGAAGGGTTGATACAGGCAACAGCGGGTAGATATGATTTTGTAAGCGGTTCGTTATTATGGGAAGCAACTCCGAAAGTAACTGCAACAGGTGCTGACATATATATGTCAAGAAAGTCGTTTACTGATTTTACTGACGGCTTATGGTTTGAAGATTTTGGAACAGCATTAGAAAAAAATTATGCTACTGCAACAGGGGACGGGATAGCAATATACAATAAAACCGGGTATATAGCAGACGAACAGAGTTTTAGAAATATAATGGGAAGTCTTGCAGGAAATGTGTATGCTAACATAAATCAGAGAGAGAATGATATAGCAAATGCACTTGAAAATTCATTACACTTAATGCAGAATTCAGTAAATAATACAAAAGAAAATGTAAAAGTAAATATAATAGCAGGAAAAGGTAAAAATAAAGAAGAAACAGACGGTGTAACAAGTTATGACTATAGCACTACAGGGGCATTGGCTTTACGTGAAGTAGAGAGAACATACAGACATACATTTGGTTATTCATTGGGATATCTGCATACAGGATTTGAATTTAATGACGGTAACAGCAGTGAAGAATGGGTGGACACAATACAGCTCGGAGTGCATAATAAATATAAAGCAAATGACTGGCAGTTAAGAAATGATCTTACAGGAAGAGTGAGCTTCCATAATATTGACAGAAACATAGACTGGCCGTCTCCTCTTGGAAGATCAGAAATGAACGGTACTTACGAGACGTACAGTATAACAAGTGACAATATACTTGGCAAAGAATTCGGACTCGGGAAAAAAGCAAGTATAATGCCATATGGAGCATTTAAAGCAATGTATGTAACAAGACCGGCATTTAGTGAAAAAGGTCTGGAAGCACTGGAAGTAGAAGGAAATGACGCATGGAGCGTTAAGCCTAGAGCAGGAGTGGAATTAAAAGGTGCGGTACCGCTTGGAGCAAATACGGCATGGCAGCTGAAAGGTGTGTTGGATCTGGCTTATGAATATGAACTTGCTGATCTGAACGAAAGAGAGAAAGCAAGGCTGGTAGCAATAGAAGACGGATATCATAATTTATCAAAACCGCAGGATGAAGAAGGGATATTCAGAACGAGAGCATCAATAGGGGTAGAGGTAGAGGACAGATATGGAATATTCCTCACAGGAGAGTATTCAAAGGGAAATGATAAGGAAAATGACTACAGAGCAGGTGTAGTATTTAAAGCAGTATTTTAA